One Vibrio tapetis subsp. tapetis DNA segment encodes these proteins:
- a CDS encoding alkaline phosphatase D family protein, translated as MSVEATRLPLVLAGPILRKVTNNEVNLWLVTSEPLTGSVEIKSTETDDFCTQHTIESQQQLQIGTNAWVCMLTISANFPTQTALSYQIDTQHGPVTTLVPHLNYAHNTEGLAGIRFVISEKADYVLHGSCRNPHHFSDDALVAADTKISTLDTTSRPDMLIMSGDQIYADHVAGPTLSAIEQTIRLLGLPSESFKQAPITNSNELYQHAECYYGRDKILPHYVDDGTLLTKLFPHRNIPIFSSTECENHLISFAEYFAMYLLVWSPTVWDLIDLEQLEQRGFEIDGKAMTPQWQKKWHEEKKHIRKFVSGLKQVQRLLAHIPTYMIFDDHDITDDWNLTVGWEKAAYDNLFSRRIIGNGLIAYWLCQGWGNAPEKFNQAFLTKVERFLDEANLPEPSLDAHDDLILHLSRFEGWHYTIHTSPKVVVLDTRTRRWRSESKMNKPSGLLDWEAMTEFQQELLDQSKVIIISAAPIFGVKFIEMLQRTMTIAGKPLVIDAENWMAHPGSANTLISIFTHTKTPTNFVILSGDVHYSFAYDAKLRHSKNSPNIYQITCSGIKNQFPDRLLKTCDALDTVLYSPRSPLNWFTKRKRLKITKRNPDTQEFYRLVNQSAIGELRLDENGKPKEICLLTGQGEKVKFP; from the coding sequence TTGTCTGTAGAAGCAACCCGTTTACCTCTCGTACTTGCCGGTCCCATACTGCGTAAAGTTACCAACAATGAGGTTAATTTATGGCTAGTAACGTCTGAACCGTTAACCGGTAGCGTTGAAATTAAGAGTACCGAAACAGACGATTTTTGCACTCAGCACACAATCGAGTCTCAACAACAGCTACAAATAGGCACAAACGCGTGGGTTTGTATGCTGACGATTTCAGCTAACTTCCCCACTCAAACGGCTTTAAGCTACCAAATAGACACTCAGCATGGGCCAGTTACCACCTTGGTGCCTCATTTGAATTACGCTCACAATACAGAGGGTCTTGCAGGTATCCGTTTTGTGATCAGTGAAAAAGCGGATTACGTACTGCATGGTTCATGCCGCAATCCACATCATTTTAGTGACGATGCATTAGTCGCCGCGGATACTAAAATATCAACGCTAGACACGACATCTCGACCAGACATGCTAATCATGAGCGGAGATCAAATCTACGCAGATCATGTAGCGGGCCCAACGCTCAGCGCGATCGAACAAACCATTCGCTTACTCGGCCTGCCATCGGAGAGCTTTAAACAAGCGCCAATCACCAACAGTAATGAGTTGTACCAGCACGCTGAATGCTATTATGGTCGCGATAAGATCTTGCCCCATTACGTTGATGACGGAACCTTACTGACTAAACTGTTCCCACATCGCAATATCCCGATATTCAGTTCCACCGAATGTGAAAATCATCTGATCAGTTTCGCGGAATACTTCGCCATGTATTTGCTGGTGTGGTCACCGACAGTATGGGATCTCATTGATCTTGAGCAACTTGAACAGCGAGGGTTTGAAATTGACGGGAAAGCCATGACTCCTCAATGGCAAAAAAAGTGGCACGAAGAGAAAAAACACATCCGCAAATTTGTCTCTGGTCTGAAGCAAGTTCAACGGTTATTGGCTCATATTCCGACTTACATGATCTTTGATGACCATGACATTACTGACGACTGGAACCTCACCGTCGGCTGGGAAAAAGCGGCGTATGACAATCTATTTTCTCGTCGAATAATTGGCAATGGCCTCATCGCCTATTGGTTATGTCAAGGTTGGGGCAATGCGCCTGAAAAGTTCAACCAAGCGTTTCTCACCAAGGTGGAAAGATTCCTTGATGAAGCGAATTTACCAGAACCAAGTCTCGACGCTCATGATGACCTGATTTTGCATCTATCTCGCTTTGAAGGTTGGCATTACACCATTCACACCTCTCCCAAAGTGGTCGTTTTGGATACTCGGACTCGACGCTGGCGTTCTGAGTCTAAAATGAACAAACCTTCCGGGCTACTCGACTGGGAAGCCATGACCGAGTTTCAACAAGAATTGCTCGATCAAAGCAAAGTCATCATTATTTCTGCCGCTCCGATTTTTGGTGTTAAGTTCATTGAGATGCTACAAAGAACCATGACTATTGCTGGCAAACCTCTCGTTATTGATGCAGAAAATTGGATGGCACATCCAGGTAGCGCTAACACACTTATCAGTATTTTCACCCATACGAAAACCCCGACCAACTTTGTCATTCTATCTGGCGATGTGCATTACTCTTTCGCGTATGACGCAAAACTGAGGCACAGTAAAAATAGCCCAAACATCTATCAAATTACCTGTAGCGGCATTAAGAATCAGTTTCCTGATCGCTTACTCAAAACCTGTGATGCGTTGGACACGGTGTTGTACAGCCCTCGTTCTCCATTAAACTGGTTTACCAAGCGTAAACGCCTAAAGATCACTAAACGCAACCCAGATACCCAAGAGTTTTATCGCTTGGTTAATCAAA
- a CDS encoding ATP-dependent helicase → MAQFTEEQKSIIKHREGNALCLAGAGTGKTTTLVGVYQAQTRLVPEQSIQVLMFNKTICDDFRSKLLDKGYNPHRTVKTYHGFCQELLTRQGLGSRLVFEPMRRTQLIRTVLQKMALSCRLPTTKRLLKKPKTVAVLESFISLVKAIGLSEDEVFEAQNYGEEYDFLLDAYKVVEQERLRSGLLFFDDWLIESVKLLSEDLEFRARIQQSIQLVIVDEFQDTNPVQLKLLKLIVADGARIMAVGDINQCIYRWRGSEPSIMLRFVQEFPPCTTYKLSHTFRFGHSLAIAADHLISHNKERFKDFCTVPAQSVEDTQIEHIKTSTIASHVVKAVKGQLEEGCESGEIAVLVRRWSQAMLIELAFIKANVPYMAPEGSTLAKSREVKLLLQLMNLVIRWHEHQKIDSQILQELFSYPHCYLRGEILQPLCRALASVPPTSWVREIDKFSAANKRKDQNFDNAIERVTLIRSLLKKDMKARQIFEEYRAGSDLDHWLRKSEATEGDVEESLDKLNALTAVLKGLNYDCNQAKDFFESTQQRAAQSSKKSDGVRLTTIFRAKGCEYNNVHLPFWDRGIFPTEAKFDTGQGPDYEEERRVAYVAVTRAKQRAKIYTGDSPSPFVSESYLPLAHAFGPSLYKEQSLPYFETEALELYLTQLGRVDDCAEAPKKPLNTRLRDNNRSQSTEEGVAAVGDRVRHIQGDKGTITNISGPKFTVKYDSNKSHQYQMVMFSRFFDLIG, encoded by the coding sequence ATGGCGCAATTTACCGAAGAACAAAAATCAATAATCAAACACCGTGAAGGCAATGCGTTGTGTTTAGCGGGCGCAGGAACAGGTAAAACCACCACGCTTGTTGGTGTTTATCAGGCACAAACCCGCCTGGTGCCTGAGCAAAGTATTCAAGTGCTCATGTTTAATAAAACCATTTGTGATGATTTTAGAAGCAAGCTATTAGATAAGGGATATAACCCGCACCGAACGGTTAAAACCTATCACGGGTTTTGTCAGGAACTACTAACACGTCAAGGGCTTGGTTCTAGGTTGGTGTTTGAGCCCATGCGCCGCACACAGCTCATTAGAACCGTCCTGCAAAAAATGGCGCTGAGTTGTCGTCTTCCAACCACTAAACGCTTACTCAAAAAGCCTAAAACTGTCGCCGTGCTGGAAAGCTTTATTAGCTTGGTAAAAGCCATTGGGCTGAGTGAAGACGAGGTCTTCGAGGCGCAAAACTATGGCGAAGAATATGATTTTTTGCTGGACGCCTATAAAGTGGTCGAGCAAGAAAGGTTGCGCTCTGGATTACTGTTTTTCGATGATTGGTTAATCGAATCGGTAAAGCTTCTCTCAGAAGATTTGGAGTTCCGAGCGCGAATTCAGCAATCAATTCAGCTCGTTATTGTCGACGAATTTCAAGACACTAACCCAGTTCAACTTAAGCTTCTCAAGCTTATTGTGGCAGACGGCGCACGGATCATGGCTGTGGGCGATATTAACCAATGTATCTATAGGTGGCGGGGCAGTGAGCCTTCCATCATGCTGCGATTCGTTCAAGAGTTTCCACCTTGTACCACTTACAAACTGAGTCATACCTTTCGATTTGGCCATAGTTTAGCGATTGCTGCAGATCATTTGATTAGCCATAACAAAGAAAGATTCAAAGATTTTTGTACCGTGCCTGCTCAAAGTGTTGAAGACACGCAGATAGAGCACATAAAAACCTCGACCATTGCCTCGCACGTGGTGAAGGCGGTGAAAGGTCAATTAGAGGAAGGCTGCGAATCCGGTGAAATAGCCGTCTTGGTTAGGCGTTGGTCACAAGCCATGCTGATTGAATTGGCGTTTATCAAAGCGAATGTGCCGTACATGGCACCGGAGGGCAGTACGCTGGCGAAAAGCCGCGAGGTTAAACTTCTACTGCAGTTAATGAACTTAGTTATCCGCTGGCATGAACACCAAAAGATAGACAGCCAGATACTGCAAGAACTGTTCAGTTATCCTCATTGCTATTTGCGTGGCGAGATCCTACAGCCACTTTGTCGTGCACTGGCTAGCGTTCCACCAACCAGTTGGGTTAGGGAAATTGATAAATTTTCGGCTGCCAACAAACGTAAAGATCAAAATTTTGATAACGCGATTGAACGAGTCACATTGATACGTTCATTACTTAAAAAAGACATGAAAGCTCGGCAGATCTTTGAAGAATATCGAGCCGGGTCGGATCTGGATCATTGGTTAAGAAAGTCTGAAGCCACTGAAGGCGACGTTGAAGAAAGCTTAGATAAGCTCAACGCATTAACGGCGGTACTGAAAGGTTTAAATTATGACTGTAACCAAGCCAAAGACTTTTTTGAAAGCACGCAGCAAAGAGCGGCTCAAAGTTCGAAGAAATCAGACGGTGTGCGTTTAACCACGATATTTAGAGCGAAAGGCTGCGAATACAACAATGTGCATTTACCCTTCTGGGATAGAGGCATATTCCCGACGGAAGCGAAATTCGATACAGGACAAGGGCCAGATTACGAAGAGGAACGTCGCGTTGCGTATGTTGCGGTTACCCGAGCGAAGCAGAGAGCCAAAATCTACACTGGTGATTCACCGAGCCCGTTTGTGTCCGAGTCTTATCTGCCGTTGGCACACGCATTCGGGCCAAGTTTATACAAAGAACAGAGCCTACCGTACTTTGAAACCGAAGCGCTTGAATTGTATTTAACGCAATTGGGCCGAGTTGATGATTGCGCCGAAGCGCCTAAAAAGCCGCTTAATACTCGGCTAAGAGACAACAATCGTAGCCAATCAACCGAGGAAGGAGTGGCAGCGGTAGGAGACAGAGTTCGACATATTCAAGGTGATAAAGGCACTATCACCAACATCTCTGGGCCGAAATTTACCGTGAAATACGATTCCAATAAATCGCATCAATATCAAATGGTGATGTTCAGTCGATTTTTTGATTTAATCGGTTAG
- a CDS encoding lipase family alpha/beta hydrolase, translated as MKTMNKWLIGLILLVTVGCANISQDQTNLKQGDELVVLAHGLARSGNAMWKLAQRIEGAGFHVCVIDYSTIGQSLESTLQETENEIDLCLKNDNRVHFVGHSLGGLVIRSYLDKHKELKNTQRLGEVIFMGTPNHGSEVADHFDGRLLMNIAGGTSQSLVTGNRSLGEVIAEPDYQAGVIAGTNSNGATNRFFDGPNDGLVSVNSTKVANMKDFITIEVGHSIMRYDEVVANQTIHFLNYGVFDHPNTPVQ; from the coding sequence ATGAAAACAATGAACAAATGGTTGATTGGACTTATTTTATTGGTAACTGTTGGTTGCGCAAATATCAGCCAGGATCAGACTAATTTAAAACAAGGTGATGAGTTAGTTGTGCTTGCTCATGGCCTAGCAAGAAGTGGCAATGCTATGTGGAAGCTGGCTCAAAGAATAGAGGGTGCTGGCTTTCATGTGTGTGTCATCGATTATTCCACTATCGGCCAGTCACTTGAGTCAACATTACAAGAGACAGAAAACGAAATAGACCTGTGTTTAAAAAATGATAACCGCGTTCATTTTGTCGGTCATTCACTGGGTGGTTTAGTCATACGCTCTTATCTAGACAAGCACAAAGAGTTAAAAAATACTCAACGCTTGGGTGAGGTGATTTTTATGGGAACCCCCAACCATGGCAGCGAAGTTGCGGACCATTTTGACGGTCGTTTGTTGATGAATATTGCAGGAGGAACCAGCCAATCTTTAGTAACGGGCAATCGTTCGTTAGGCGAGGTCATTGCAGAGCCGGACTATCAAGCGGGGGTGATAGCGGGAACCAACAGTAATGGTGCAACCAATCGATTTTTCGACGGTCCTAACGATGGCTTGGTTTCTGTAAACTCAACTAAAGTCGCCAACATGAAGGATTTTATCACGATCGAAGTGGGTCATTCCATAATGCGTTACGATGAAGTGGTGGCGAATCAAACGATACACTTTCTAAACTATGGCGTGTTTGATCATCCAAACACGCCTGTCCAGTAA
- a CDS encoding pseudouridine synthase, producing MPTQHNAFTHFASPIDASSVPDKFTFPFYYQAHPLCEQAARQLQHHLETQTQWQHHFGHPSISAHQFDDTEKATGKMFGVLVVKNTQGEIGFLSAFSGKIADQNILSGFVPPVFDMLKEDGFFRDDTDQITAINLQVTQHRNNPLFDELSTQLQQLQNHANYEIEAQRQSMILSRAARKATRVEAEKSLSAQTICSEQFDDLKSRLGKQSVAEKNQQKILKRTWQEKLDSVQSQLSQLTQELDNLKEQRAILSLALQHRLFSQYHFLNRLGEQKSLIDIFEPTKNPTPPAGAGECAAPKLLHYAYKNELEPICMAEFWWGSSPKSEVRLHKKYYPSCQSKCEPILGHMLKGMKVDDNPLLKNPAEGKELDILYQDEAIVVVNKPAEFLSVPGRTIKDSAYYRLQQQFTDVEGPFVIHRLDMSTSGILVFALTKRANKSLQKQFITRHVEKRYVALVDGIVEQDVGKIELPLRGDLDDRPRQMVCEEHGKAAETTWQVIERADGKTKLYLHPKTGRTHQLRVHCAHYLGLNMPIIGDDLYGMKANRLHLHAESLSFDHPYTKQPMHFQVDAQF from the coding sequence ATGCCTACTCAACACAACGCCTTTACTCATTTCGCGTCACCTATTGATGCGTCTTCAGTTCCTGATAAGTTCACTTTCCCTTTTTATTACCAAGCGCACCCATTATGTGAGCAAGCCGCACGTCAACTCCAGCATCACTTAGAAACGCAAACACAATGGCAACATCACTTTGGGCATCCGAGTATTAGTGCCCATCAATTTGATGACACGGAAAAGGCAACGGGTAAAATGTTTGGCGTACTTGTAGTGAAAAACACTCAAGGCGAGATTGGATTTTTGAGCGCGTTTTCTGGAAAGATAGCTGACCAAAATATCTTAAGTGGGTTTGTACCCCCAGTGTTTGATATGCTAAAAGAAGACGGTTTTTTCCGTGACGATACCGATCAAATCACCGCCATCAACCTGCAAGTAACACAACATCGAAATAACCCTCTATTTGATGAATTAAGTACTCAACTTCAGCAGCTACAAAACCATGCGAACTATGAAATTGAAGCTCAACGTCAAAGCATGATTTTGAGTCGAGCGGCAAGAAAAGCTACGCGCGTTGAAGCAGAAAAATCATTGAGCGCTCAAACTATATGCAGTGAGCAATTTGACGATCTTAAAAGCCGGCTAGGTAAACAAAGTGTTGCGGAAAAAAACCAACAGAAGATCTTAAAACGAACATGGCAAGAAAAACTAGATTCAGTTCAATCACAGCTTTCTCAGCTCACTCAGGAGCTGGATAACCTTAAAGAACAACGAGCTATCTTATCGCTCGCACTGCAACATCGGTTGTTTTCTCAATATCACTTTCTTAATCGCTTAGGTGAACAAAAGTCTCTGATCGATATCTTTGAGCCGACTAAAAACCCTACGCCACCAGCCGGCGCTGGCGAATGTGCTGCACCTAAGTTATTGCATTACGCTTACAAGAATGAACTGGAGCCTATTTGCATGGCAGAATTTTGGTGGGGGAGCTCGCCGAAATCAGAAGTTCGTTTGCATAAAAAATACTACCCATCTTGTCAGAGTAAATGTGAGCCAATTTTAGGGCACATGCTGAAAGGCATGAAAGTGGATGACAACCCATTATTAAAGAACCCAGCCGAAGGCAAAGAACTCGATATCCTTTACCAAGATGAAGCCATTGTTGTGGTAAATAAACCCGCTGAATTTCTCTCCGTCCCTGGCCGTACCATTAAGGACTCCGCTTATTATCGCTTACAACAACAGTTTACAGATGTAGAAGGCCCGTTCGTCATCCATAGACTGGATATGTCTACTTCTGGGATTTTAGTGTTCGCCCTCACTAAACGCGCCAATAAAAGCCTACAAAAGCAGTTTATTACTCGTCATGTCGAGAAACGCTATGTGGCTTTGGTGGATGGCATCGTAGAGCAGGATGTTGGTAAAATTGAATTACCATTGCGCGGCGATCTTGATGATCGACCACGACAAATGGTATGTGAAGAACACGGTAAAGCGGCTGAAACAACGTGGCAAGTCATCGAGCGAGCTGACGGAAAAACCAAGCTATATCTGCACCCTAAAACTGGCAGAACCCATCAACTTCGTGTGCATTGCGCTCACTATTTGGGGTTAAATATGCCTATTATCGGCGATGATTTGTATGGTATGAAAGCGAACCGCTTACACTTGCACGCAGAATCCCTGTCATTCGATCACCCATACACCAAACAGCCGATGCACTTTCAGGTCGACGCCCAGTTCTAA
- a CDS encoding LysR family transcriptional regulator, translated as MLNLAQLQTFVVCAEQGSFSAAGRKLGKAQSVVSQSIANLEIDLNQTLFDRRSRSPVLTESGQKLLEYAKCVLTQAQEMEQAASNMAVGNETQLVLCADPALLVPKLFDVLKSFNQRYPTTKLILNTVNSARVPAEITNNKADIGLMLISNNMHVGTEQGFIGQVAFFTVAHKTHPLSQLKEVTRTELTKYPQIINREETHYVPDYVPLLSPIIFESNDFVAMRKMAEAKIGWSYLPAHIAQIGIDLGQLTRLPVQFDIKTWQVPVDRITQLDSSKGPACTWLCHALESVF; from the coding sequence ATGTTAAATCTCGCTCAATTACAAACCTTTGTTGTATGTGCCGAACAAGGATCCTTTTCAGCTGCTGGACGAAAGTTGGGGAAGGCTCAGTCGGTAGTGAGTCAGTCGATTGCAAATCTAGAAATAGACTTAAATCAGACGTTGTTTGATAGACGCTCTCGCTCACCTGTTTTAACAGAATCTGGACAAAAGCTGTTGGAATATGCGAAATGCGTATTAACACAAGCTCAGGAAATGGAGCAAGCAGCCTCAAACATGGCGGTGGGAAATGAAACTCAGCTCGTTTTGTGTGCCGATCCGGCACTATTGGTTCCAAAGCTTTTTGACGTATTAAAATCATTTAATCAGCGCTACCCGACGACAAAACTGATTCTTAATACTGTCAACAGTGCGCGTGTACCAGCGGAAATCACAAACAATAAAGCGGACATCGGACTCATGCTGATCAGCAATAATATGCACGTTGGTACTGAACAAGGATTTATTGGGCAAGTCGCCTTTTTCACCGTTGCCCATAAAACGCACCCTTTAAGTCAGTTAAAAGAAGTCACCCGTACAGAGTTAACCAAATATCCTCAGATTATCAATCGTGAAGAAACTCACTATGTTCCAGATTACGTACCGCTGCTCTCTCCTATCATTTTTGAATCCAATGACTTTGTCGCCATGCGTAAAATGGCTGAAGCAAAAATAGGTTGGTCTTACCTTCCCGCTCACATTGCTCAAATAGGCATAGACTTAGGTCAATTGACTCGGTTGCCAGTGCAATTTGATATCAAAACGTGGCAAGTTCCGGTAGATCGGATCACTCAACTTGATAGTAGCAAAGGGCCGGCCTGTACCTGGTTATGCCATGCATTAGAATCGGTGTTCTAG